TAGTGTTTGCCATCTTCATCCCGGCGCAGCACGGAGGCAAAGAGCTTGACCAGTGGCAGGCGCCCGATCGGGGACCCCAGATAGAACCAGGTCCCGTCCCGCGCGATGCGAATGTCCAGGTCACCGCAAAAGGGCGGGTTCCATTTTTCGACCGGCGGCGGTGCCTTGCCACTCGCATCCGCACGGCTCATCAGGGCCTGAAGCCCCGCCGGCATGGTCTTTGTTTCAGTTGCGGTTTTTTCCGCCATGTCCTCGCTCACCCCTGCCCGTCGCCTGACCGGACCACCCGGATTTTTACCAAGCCCCGTCCCTTCACGATCATTTGCCTTCCGCCGCTGTCCAGAGGATGCAAGACCTTTTCCCCAAGGCATGGAAAGAATCTTGGACCTTTCCACTGTATGGCGCACAATTGCGCCTTATCTACTGATTTATATGGTGTCAGACTGCAAGAGTCGCAGCAACCACGGTGACAGGCACAGCGTCCGTTATTTGGGTCTGACAGCCGGTTAGAACAATACGCGAAAGGTGATTCATGAGCGTTGTTTCCCCCTCCAGCCCCAGCGAAGAAGACCTTGCCGCCGTTGCTGAAAGCGCCGAACGCGCCGTTGCCCGCATCTCGGATGCCAAGACCGACATCGCCCAGATCATCTTCGGTCAGGAGACCGTCGTCGAGCAATCGCTCGTGACCATTCTGGCCGGCGGTCACGGATTGCTGGTCGGCGTGCCCGGCCTCGCCAAGACCAAGCTGGTGGAAACCCTCGGTACCGTTCTCGGCCTCGATGCCCGGCGCATTCAGTTCACGCCGGACCTGATGCCCTCCGACATTCTCGGCGCGGAAGTGATGGAGCAGAGCAGCGACGGCGGCCGCTCCTTCCGTTTCATTCCGGGGCCGGTGTTCTCGCAGCTGCTCATGGCCGACGAGATCAACCGGGCCAGCCCGCGCACCCAGTCGGCACTTCTGCAAGCGATGCAGGAGTACCACGTCACGGTGGCCGGACACCCGCATGACCTGCCACGTCCGTTTCACGTGCTGGCCACACAGAACCCGCTGGAACAGGAAGGCACCTACCCGCTGCCGGAAGCCCAGCTTGACCGGTTCCTGATGCAGATCGACGTGCATTACCCGGACCTGGAAGCCGAGCGCCGCATCCTCCTGGAAACCACCGGTGCCGACCAGGCCGTGGCGCAGGTGGCCATGTCGGCGAGTGAACTCATGGACTACCAGCAACTTGTCCGGCGCATGCCCGTTGGTGAATCCGTCGTGGAAGCGATCCTGAAACTGGTGCGTTCTGCAAGGCCGGATGAAGGCGGCGCCTCTTCCGATATCACCAAGCTGATTGCCTGGGGCCCCGGCCCCCGCGCCAGCCAGGCACTGATGCTGACCGTACGCGCCCGCGCGCTGGTCGATGGCCGCCTGGCGCCGTCGGTCGACGATGTTCTGGCACTGGCCGAACCGGTTCTGCAGCACCGCATGGCGCTGACCTTTGCCGCCCGCGCCGACGGTCATACGGTCCGTGATGTCATTCGCCGCGTGAAAGAACAGATCACCTAAGTCACAAACAGGCAACGTCAGGAGCCCGAGAGCATGGATCCCAGCAGCGCACAGTCCGGTATCGACCCGCAGACCTGGCCGAATGTCATCGGCGAGGCGCGCTCGGTCGCCGATGCGCTGCCGGATCTCCTGGTCGAGGCCAGTCACGTCGCCAGTTCGATCATTGCCGGCTGGCACGGCCGGCGGCGCGCCGGCCCCGGCGAGAGCTTCTGGCAATTCAGGCCGTTCTACATGGGCGAACCGGCCAAGCGCATCGACTGGCGCCGCTCTGCCCGGGACGACCACCTTTATGTGCGCGAACGCGAATGGGAAGCGGCCCACACGGTCTGGCTCTGGGCCGACCTCTCGCCCTCCATGGTGTTCCGTTCGCGGCTGGCGGAGGTCAGCAAGCGGGACCGGTCTATCGTGCTCATGCTGGCCCTGGCCGACATGCTGGCGGAAACCGGTGAACGCATCGGCCTGCCCGGCCTGACCCGGCCGTTCTCGGACCGGCGGGCGGCAGAACGCCTTGCCGACGCGCTGACCCACCTGTCGCGGCCGATCGCCCTGCCGGACACAACGGCCGTACAACGTTTTGCCGATGTGGTGCTGGTGTCGGATTTCCTGGACCCGCTCGAAGACATCGCCGAATGGCTGTCGCGTGTCGCCAGCACCGGTGCCCGCGGACACCTGGTTCAGGTGCTCGACCCGATTGAAGAGACCTTTCCCTTCGATGGACGTGTGGAATTCACCGATCCGGAACTTGGCGTGCGCCTGACCGCGGGACGCGCCGAAAAATGGCGCGAGGATTACCAGACCAGGTTGGAAGCCCACCGTGCGGAACTGCGCGACATGGCCCGCAAGGCAGGTTGGACCTATGTCCTTCATCACACGGACAGACCGGCCTCCGAACCATTGCTGGTCCTGCACAGCGCCCTCTCCGGCGCCCTTGATGTGATGCAGCAGGGAGGCGCCTGACCCGTGTTTGCCGGCCTTCCCCTGACCTTTACAGCACCGTGGATCCTCACTGCTCTAGCGCTTTTGCCGGTGATCTGGTGGCTGCTGCGTCTCACGCCGCCCCGGCCGCGTGAAATCCAGTTTCCGCCGACCCGGCTGCTGCTCGATATCGACCAGCATGAAGAAACCCCGCAGCGGAGCCCCTGGTGGCTGACGCTCTTGCGGCTTCTGCTGGCCGCCATTCTGATCTTCGCCCTGGCAGGCCCGGTCTGGCGCTCGGCCGAACCGCTCGAGACCGGCGACGGCGTGCTTTGGGTTCTGGTCGACAATGGCTGGACATCCGCCAGGAGCTGGGACACTCAGGTTGGCGCCGCCGAACGCATCCTGACAGCTGCGGAACAGGAGGGCCAACCGTTGCTCTTCGCCGCCACCGCGGAAGGCCCGGGCCAGAATTTTGCGCCGGAAAGCGCGACAACCGCACTGGACAAACTGCGCGCTCTCGAACCGAGACCCTATCCGCCGCTGCGCGCCGAACTCAGCCTTGGCCTGCGCAAGGCCGCACAGGCCACGCCGCCGTCCGCGATCATCTGGCTGTCTGACGGCACCAACACCAGCGGCTCCTTTGTCGACGACCTCGCCGACATTGTCGGCCAGGTGCCGATCACCGTCTTCACCGGTCTCGACACGCCCATGGGGTTGAAGGACCTGAACAACGACACCGATGCGCTGACCTTGAAAGTCGCACGGCATCCTGATCAGAAACTCGGCGCAGCAACCGTACGCGCCCTTGATCTGAAAGGACTGGTCCTTGGCGAAGTGCAGGTCAATTTCGACAGCGGTGCGACGGAAACCGAAGCCCGGTTCGAACTGCCGAGCGAATTGCGCAACGACATAGCCCGCGTCGAAATTGCCGGTGAGGCCGCCGCCGGGGCCGTGCAGCTGGTGGATGACAGCTGGCGCCGCCGGACCGTCGGCCTGATTTCCGGACAGTCCGGCGATCTCGACCAGCCGCTGCTGTCACCGGTCTACTATCTTGAACGTGCGCTGCTGCCCTTTTCCGACATTCGCCGCCCCCGGGTCAGCGACATTGACGAGGCCGTTCCCGCGCTGATCGACCAGGGCATCTCCGTGCTGGTTCTGGCCGATGTCGGCCGCCTGCCGGACACCACGGAAGCCACCTTGCGCGAGTGGGTCGAAAACGGCGGCATGCTGGTGCGCTTCGCGGGCCCCCGCACCGCGGGCGGCAGCGATGCACTGATCCCTGTGCGTCTCAGAGCCGGCGACCGGTCGCTCGGCGGATCGCTCAGCTGGAAACAGCCGCAGCACCTGGCTGATTTTCCGGAAGGCTCGCCCTTTGCCGGGTTGAAAGTGCCTGAAGAAGTGACCGTGACCCGTCAGGTCCTCGCCGAACCGACCTCCGACCTGCCGGAGCGCACCTGGGCCATGCTGGAGGACGGCACGCCTCTGGTGACCGCTGCGCCGATCGGAGCCGGATCCGTGGTGCTGTTTCACGTCACGGCCGATTCCGCCTGGTCCAACCTGCCGCTGTCCGGTGTTTTCCTGAACATGTTGCGCCGGATCCTGTCCGTTTCCAATGTGGTTGCCGCCTCGGAGACCGCAGAGGACGGAACACAATCCAGCAGCGTCCTGCCGCCCCTCAGACTGCTGGACGGGTTCGGCCGGTTCGGTCCGCCGCCTGTCGAGGTCACACCTGTCAGCGCCGCCGACTTCCAGCGGGCCGATGCCAGCCGCCGCACACCGCCCGGTCTCTATGGCACTGAGGACGGGTTCCGCGCGCTCAACCTGATGAAAAGGGAAGACGAACTGGCCCCGCTCGACCTGTCGGTCTTTGGGGAAAGCCTTGCGGAAGCTCCCTATCCGACCACGGACCCGCTGGACCTCAGAGCCGTCTTCTTCACCCTTGCGTTCCTGTTGATGGTGGTCGATGCGATTGCCGTGTTCCTGCTTGCCGGCGGCCTCAGCCGCATCGGCATGCGGAGCCGGCATATCAACGCGGCCTTTGCCCTCCTGCTCGGCTCGGTGCTTCTGGTGAGCCTCGGCGCCGATCGGGCATTCGCACAATCGACGAACAGCGAATTGCAGGCGCTTGAATCGACGCTGGACACCAGGCTCGCCTATGTCCTGACCGGAAATCCGGAAATCGACGATGCCAGTGCGGCGGGCCTGTCGGGCCTCTCCCAGTTTCTGGCCGAGCGCACAGCACTTGAGCCGGGTGCGCCGAGCGCCGTCGACATCGCCCGCGATGAACTGGCCTTCTATTCCCTGCTCTACTGGCCGATCGATCCCGCGATGGACAAACCTGGCGATCAGACCATTGCCCGCATCGACACCTTCATGCGCAATGGCGGCACCATCCTGTTCGACACGCGCGATCACATCAACGCCTCGGCCACCGGCTTCGGCTCGACGCCGGCAACCTTGAAACTGCGCGAGATCCTGGAGGATCTGGATGTGCCGCCGCTTGAGCCGGTGCCGCCCGATCATGTCCTTACAAAGGCTTTCTACCTGCTGGACACCTTCCCCGGGCGCTATGCCACCAGCCCGCTTTGGGTTGAGAGCCTGGAAGAAATCGCCGCGCGCGGCGACAGGCCCGTGCGCGCGGGCGACGGTGTGTCGCCAATCCTGATCACCGGCAATGATTTCGCCGCGGCCTGGGCGATCACCGAAACCGGCGAATTCATGTTCCCGACAGTTCCGAACAACCCGATCCAGAGGGATTACGCCTTCCGTTCAGGCGTCAACATCGTCATGTACAGCCTGACCGGCAACTACAAGGCCGATCAGGTCCACATTCCTGCCCTGCTCGAACGGCTTGGCCAATGAGACAGATGGAGCGCTGATGGTCTGGTCCCTTTCCTTCGACCCGCTACTGCCTCTTTGGGCCCTGATCACCGGAGCCGTCATCACGCTGCTTCTGACCGGCCTGTCCGGCTATCTGAACCTGCGCGGCTGGCTGCTCAGGGCCTTTACCATGGCGCTTCTGGTGTTGGCGCTGTCCAATCCCGCCATTGAACGCGAGGACCGGGAGCCACTTTCCAGCGTGGTCGCTGTCGTGGTCGACAAGAGCCAGAGCCAGCGTCTCGACGGCCGCGCGGAAACCACCGACGAAACGGCTGCGGAAATCCAGCGGCGGATCGAGGCCCTGCCCGGGTTCGACCTGCGTGTGCTGGAAGCGCG
This genomic interval from Labrenzia sp. VG12 contains the following:
- a CDS encoding DUF4159 domain-containing protein gives rise to the protein MFAGLPLTFTAPWILTALALLPVIWWLLRLTPPRPREIQFPPTRLLLDIDQHEETPQRSPWWLTLLRLLLAAILIFALAGPVWRSAEPLETGDGVLWVLVDNGWTSARSWDTQVGAAERILTAAEQEGQPLLFAATAEGPGQNFAPESATTALDKLRALEPRPYPPLRAELSLGLRKAAQATPPSAIIWLSDGTNTSGSFVDDLADIVGQVPITVFTGLDTPMGLKDLNNDTDALTLKVARHPDQKLGAATVRALDLKGLVLGEVQVNFDSGATETEARFELPSELRNDIARVEIAGEAAAGAVQLVDDSWRRRTVGLISGQSGDLDQPLLSPVYYLERALLPFSDIRRPRVSDIDEAVPALIDQGISVLVLADVGRLPDTTEATLREWVENGGMLVRFAGPRTAGGSDALIPVRLRAGDRSLGGSLSWKQPQHLADFPEGSPFAGLKVPEEVTVTRQVLAEPTSDLPERTWAMLEDGTPLVTAAPIGAGSVVLFHVTADSAWSNLPLSGVFLNMLRRILSVSNVVAASETAEDGTQSSSVLPPLRLLDGFGRFGPPPVEVTPVSAADFQRADASRRTPPGLYGTEDGFRALNLMKREDELAPLDLSVFGESLAEAPYPTTDPLDLRAVFFTLAFLLMVVDAIAVFLLAGGLSRIGMRSRHINAAFALLLGSVLLVSLGADRAFAQSTNSELQALESTLDTRLAYVLTGNPEIDDASAAGLSGLSQFLAERTALEPGAPSAVDIARDELAFYSLLYWPIDPAMDKPGDQTIARIDTFMRNGGTILFDTRDHINASATGFGSTPATLKLREILEDLDVPPLEPVPPDHVLTKAFYLLDTFPGRYATSPLWVESLEEIAARGDRPVRAGDGVSPILITGNDFAAAWAITETGEFMFPTVPNNPIQRDYAFRSGVNIVMYSLTGNYKADQVHIPALLERLGQ
- a CDS encoding DUF58 domain-containing protein; the protein is MDPSSAQSGIDPQTWPNVIGEARSVADALPDLLVEASHVASSIIAGWHGRRRAGPGESFWQFRPFYMGEPAKRIDWRRSARDDHLYVREREWEAAHTVWLWADLSPSMVFRSRLAEVSKRDRSIVLMLALADMLAETGERIGLPGLTRPFSDRRAAERLADALTHLSRPIALPDTTAVQRFADVVLVSDFLDPLEDIAEWLSRVASTGARGHLVQVLDPIEETFPFDGRVEFTDPELGVRLTAGRAEKWREDYQTRLEAHRAELRDMARKAGWTYVLHHTDRPASEPLLVLHSALSGALDVMQQGGA
- a CDS encoding MoxR family ATPase, with the protein product MSVVSPSSPSEEDLAAVAESAERAVARISDAKTDIAQIIFGQETVVEQSLVTILAGGHGLLVGVPGLAKTKLVETLGTVLGLDARRIQFTPDLMPSDILGAEVMEQSSDGGRSFRFIPGPVFSQLLMADEINRASPRTQSALLQAMQEYHVTVAGHPHDLPRPFHVLATQNPLEQEGTYPLPEAQLDRFLMQIDVHYPDLEAERRILLETTGADQAVAQVAMSASELMDYQQLVRRMPVGESVVEAILKLVRSARPDEGGASSDITKLIAWGPGPRASQALMLTVRARALVDGRLAPSVDDVLALAEPVLQHRMALTFAARADGHTVRDVIRRVKEQIT